Proteins encoded within one genomic window of Lynx canadensis isolate LIC74 chromosome B4, mLynCan4.pri.v2, whole genome shotgun sequence:
- the LOC115518720 gene encoding olfactory receptor 12-like, with protein sequence MKSEPNRNYSEVTEFVLLGFITPPKVQILLFLVFLLIYVVTVVGNISMIIVIKVDSRLHMPMYFFLRNLSYLDLCYSTVIAPKTLANFLSKGKKISYNGCAAQFFFFALFVTTEGFLLAVMAFDRFSAICSPLLYPVHMSQKVCAQLVTGSYICGGINSMVQTGFTFSLRFCGENRLDHFFCDVPALIKISCADTSVNEVVLFILSAVIIITTTTVIVVSYGYILSTVLKIPSTHGRGKTFSTCGSHIAVVSLFYGAVFFMYAQPGAISSPESNKIVAVLYTLVIPMLNPLIYSLRNRDVQEAMKRILLHRK encoded by the coding sequence ATGAAGAGCGAGCCTAACAGGAATTACTCAGAAGTGACTGAGTTTGTTCTACTAGGATTCATAACCCCTCCAAAAGTACAGATCCTCTTATTCCTAGTGTTCTTGCTGATCTACGTGGTCACTGTGGTGGGAAATATTAGCATGATAATTGTCATTAAGGTGGACTCCAGACTTCATATGCCTATGTATTTCTTCCTTAGAAACTTGTCGTATTTAGATCTCTGCTACTCCACAGTCATTGCTCCCAAAACTTTAGCCAACTTCCTGTCTAAGGGAAAGAAGATTTCTTACAATGGCTGCGCAgcccaatttttcttctttgccctGTTTGTCACAACTGAAGGCTTTCTTCTGGCTGTCATGGCATTTGATCGATTCTCGGCCATTTGTTCCCCTCTCCTTTACCCCGTGCACATGTCCCAGAAAGTCTGTGCTCAGTTGGTGACTGGATCCTACATCTGTGGAGGCATCAACTCCATGGTTCAAACAGGTTTCACCTTCAGTTTGCGTTTCTGTGGAGAAAACAGACTAGACCACTTTTTCTGTGACGTCCCAGCCCTGATCAAGATCTCCTGTGCGGACACATCTGTGAACGAGGTTGTGTTGTTCATTCTCTCGGCCgtcattatcatcaccaccacaaCCGTCATTGTGGTTTCCTATGGTTACATCCTGTCCACCGTCCTGAAGATCCCCTCGACCCATGGCAGGGGTAAGACCTTCTCCACCTGTGGCTCCCATATAGCAGTGGTGAGTTTATTCTATGGGGCTGTATTCTTCATGTATGCCCAGCCTGGGGCTATCTCCTCTCCAGAGTCAAACAAGATTGTAGCTGTGCTGTACACACTGGTAATACCGATGCTAAACCCTCTAATATACAGTCTGAGAAACAGAGATGTGCAAGAGGCTATGAAAAGAATACTACTACACAGGAAATGA
- the LOC115517966 gene encoding olfactory receptor 12-like yields MKKELNRNYSELTEFILLGFRTSPDVQIFLFLFFLLIYMVIVVGNISMIIVIKIDSRLHTPMYFFLRNLSYLDLCYSTVIAPKTLATFLSTDKKISYNGCATQFFFFALCVGTEGFLLAVMAYDRFSAICSPFLYTVHMSQQACIRLVFGSYICGGINSMIQTGFTFSLRFCGENRLDHFFCDVPALIKISCADTSVNEIVLYILSALIIITTTTVIVVSYAYILSTVLKIPSTHGRGKTFSTCSSHITVVSLFYGTVFFMYAQPGAISSPQKSKIIAVFYTFIIPMLNPLIYSLRNREVKHAVKRILLRKLSFH; encoded by the coding sequence ATGAAGAAAGAGCTGAATAGGAATTACTCAGAACTGACAGAGTTTATTCTGCTGGGATTCAGAACATCTCCAGatgtacagatttttttattcttattcttcttgCTTATCTACATGGTCATTGTGGTGGGAAATATCAGCATGATAATTGTCATTAAAATAGACTCCAGACTTCATACGcctatgtatttctttctcagaaatttGTCCTATTTAGATCTCTGCTACTCCACAGTCATTGCTCCCAAAACTCTGGCTACTTTCTTGTCCACGGACAAGAAAATTTCCTACAATGGCTGTGCaacacaattctttttctttgctctttgtgTTGGGACTGAAGGCTTTCTTCTAGCCGTGATGGCATATGATCGCTTCTCAGCCATTTGCTCGCCCTTCCTCTATACTGTACATATGTCTCAGCAGGCTTGTATTCGTTTAGTGTTTGGCTCCTATATCTGTGGAGGCATCAACTCCATGATCCAAACAGGTTTCACCTTCAGTTTGCGTTTCTGTGGAGAAAACAGACTAGACCACTTTTTCTGTGACGTCCCAGCCCTGATCAAGATCTCATGCGCTGACACGTCTGTGAATGAGATTGTGCTGTacattctctctgccctcatcatcatcaccaccacaacTGTCATTGTGGTTTCCTATGCTTACATCCTGTCCACCGTCCTGAAGATCCCCTCAACCCATGGCAGGGGTAAGACCTTCTCCACTTGCAGCTCTCACATTACTGTGGTGAGCTTATTCTATGGGACGGTATTCTTCATGTATGCCCAGCCTGGGGCCATCTCCTCACCACAGAAAAGCAAGATAATAGCTGTGTTCTATACTTTTATCATCCCCATGTTGAATCCACTGATTTATAGCCTAAGGAATAGGGAGGTGAAACATGCTGTGAAAAGGATACTGTTgagaaaattatcttttcattGA